A segment of the Paracoccus suum genome:
TCAAGCCGATGGGACAGGTATCTTAGTCGCGGTTAGATCAACACGAGCTCTCTCTCTCGCGGCATTACCGATACGCCCCGCTGCCAAACCGCAGTAGCCCGCTGTAATGTGATCTTCTTCGCCATGCTTGCGACGACGAAGTTTTCTCCACCACTCCATCGCGGCTGCATACCCTCATGCGATGCCCGCCCTCGCCAGCATTGCATGAAGCAGCACCGACGCCCCCGCCGCGAGATCGTCCGGCGAAGCATACTCCGCGACATTATGGCTGATGCCATCGCGGCACGGCACGAAGATCATCGCAGCGGGCGTGCCCTCGGCAACGTTGCAGGTATCGTGCAGGGCGCCGCTGGCCATTCGCATAGCGCTTTCGCCCAGCAGGGCCGCGGCGTTTTCAACGGTGCTGACGCAGTTCACGTCCAGCCGCGTGGGGGGGATCTCGACGCGCAAGGACGGGGCAGTCTTCCCCGTTACCACCAGCCTCAAGGGCGGCGCCGTCGGCAACGTCTGTAAGAGCCTCCTGAAGCAGGGCCTGATCGAGGAAATCGCCGCGACGGATCTTAACACGGTCTGGCGGCACGACGAAGAGCGCGGCCCGATTACGCTGCGCGCCACCCCGCTGGCCTACAGCACCCTCGGGATCACGGACCAGCAGGACGAGACGCCGGTCGAAACGCCGACCGCCCCGGTCCAGCGCCGGAAGGGGACCAAGCACGAGACCCTGATCGAGATGCTGCGCGCCGAGGGCGGCGCGACCATCGACGAGATCGTCGAAGCTACGGGATGGCAAGCTCACACAGTGAGAGGCGCCATGTCCGGCGCGCTCAAGAAGAAGCTCGGCCTGATGATCACCTCCGAGAAGGTCGAGGGGCGCGGCAGGGTGTACAAACTGAACAACTAAGCGCCTGCATTCCCTGCATGCTTTGGCTATGCTGCTTTGCGGAGGACCCCATGGATCTCGTGAACCCGCAAAGCAGCACGATCATTTTCGGTTTCGACTCTGCGTGGACGGATGCCCCCAAGGCACCCGGCGCAATCTGCGCAGTCGCGTTTGATGAACGGGGTCGTGTCCAGTTCCACGAACCTCGGCTCGTCTCGTTCACGGAGGCTCATAGATTCATTGATGGGCTTCGCAAGGATTTCTTCGTTAGCCTCGTTGCGCTCGATCAGCCCACAGTTGTGCCCAATGCCGCAGGCAGCCGCCCGGTGGACAAAGTCGCTGCGTCCCTCGTTTCTTTTGTCGGCGGTGGCGTTCAGCCGGCCAACCGCAGCAAGATCGGCATGTTCTGCGACGCCTCGCCGATTTGGTCTTTCATTTCGGGTCTCGATGCGACGGAGGATCCGATTCAGGCGCGCACTGCGTCTGCTGGCCACTTCCTTATCGAAGTATTCCCCGCGCTGGCTCTGCCCGCGCT
Coding sequences within it:
- a CDS encoding M20/M25/M40 family metallo-hydrolase — encoded protein: MVTGKTAPSLRVEIPPTRLDVNCVSTVENAAALLGESAMRMASGALHDTCNVAEGTPAAMIFVPCRDGISHNVAEYASPDDLAAGASVLLHAMLARAGIA
- a CDS encoding DUF3489 domain-containing protein, which gives rise to MLTQFTSSRVGGISTRKDGAVFPVTTSLKGGAVGNVCKSLLKQGLIEEIAATDLNTVWRHDEERGPITLRATPLAYSTLGITDQQDETPVETPTAPVQRRKGTKHETLIEMLRAEGGATIDEIVEATGWQAHTVRGAMSGALKKKLGLMITSEKVEGRGRVYKLNN
- a CDS encoding DUF429 domain-containing protein, encoding MDLVNPQSSTIIFGFDSAWTDAPKAPGAICAVAFDERGRVQFHEPRLVSFTEAHRFIDGLRKDFFVSLVALDQPTVVPNAAGSRPVDKVAASLVSFVGGGVQPANRSKIGMFCDASPIWSFISGLDATEDPIQARTASAGHFLIEVFPALALPALDDGFSQRLCAPKYNPQNRKKFRLEDWQAVARVVERSAERFNVPGLAEWAHQMRNAAQPRKSDQDKLDAAICALIGLCWRAGPTAHSAFLGDVVHGYMVTPISDATWPRLQQAAIRRGVPTSQDVGS